A stretch of Podospora bellae-mahoneyi strain CBS 112042 chromosome 5, whole genome shotgun sequence DNA encodes these proteins:
- a CDS encoding hypothetical protein (EggNog:ENOG503P6EH), translating to MDTSKMTPEIMALAADFPMAAPPPGVTANLDDPTSDAWQIFVLDGFCTALMLAFTAARIFSTTWLGQRANRIHELVFYTGLVTSLAAVTITICAMTGKSPYAIQTWNVRLGDFKKIHLVSAHLFQVITPMAQFFVKCSVLLLYYNIFSVLRWMRMATTISIVLLFAFQFSVAIATAVNCSPTTGQDVFSYLMAFSQPRCFKGRLYWLIMGIGSVIVDVGMIILPLPAVWSLRLPLKRKLAVSAMFLVGLFGLISSILTLHYRVVWYYKELNDTYGVPLWSTAIAEITVGVIVSCMPALAVIWRKIRTPPSTKVSSGARATMGRSFGRSFGAMTFTEHRSQRDGDDSCAQVYCPLETTVNTAWPSPELDAVSMQEHGYRPSGPAGAMKGKQSDVWVSHLG from the exons ATGGACACGTCAAAGATGACCCCAGAAATCATGGCACTCGCCGCTGACTTCCCGATGGCAGCACCGCCGCCTGGGGTGACAGCAAACCTTGACGATCCGACGTCGGATGCTTGGCAAATTTTTGTTCTCGATGGATTCTGCACAGCACTTATGCTCGCTTTTACGGCCGCCCGAATCTTTTCGACAACATGGTTGGGCCAACGGGCGAACCGCATCCACGAGCTGGTGTTCTATACGGGCCTCGTCACCAGCCTCGCTGCGGTGACGATAACCATATGCG CAATGACAGGCAAGAGTCCTTACGCGATACAGACCTGGAATGTCCGACTGGGAGACTTCAAAAAGATCCACCTCGTGTCTGCCCATTTGTTCCAAGTAATCACGCCCATGGCGCAGTTCTTCGTTAAATGCTCGGTCCTTCTTCTCTACTACAACATCTTCAGCGTTCTTCGATGGATGAGAATGGCAACAACGATCAGCATCGTGCTCCTATTCGCCTTTCAGTTTTCGGTAGCCATCGCTACGGCGGTCAACTGCTCGCCAACGACCGGCCAAGACGTTTTCAGCTATCTCATGGCATTTTCTCAGCCTCGGTGCTTCAAAGGCCGGCTCTATTGGCTCATCATGGGTATTGGGTCTGTGATCGTCGATGTGGGCATGATAATTCTGCCGTTGCCGGCAGTTTGGAGCCTGAGGCTTCCCTTGAAGCGCAAGCTGGCCGTATCCGCAATGTTCTTGGTTGGGCTCTTTGGGTTGATCTCGAGTATCCTGACACTTCACTACCGAGTGGTTTGGTATTACAAGGAGCTCAACGATACGTACGGGGTGCCCTTGTGGTCAACCGCCATCGCCGAAATCACCGTCGGAGTTATCGTCAGTTGCATGCCGGCACTGGCTGTGATTTGGAGGAAGATCAGGACTCCCCCGAGCACCAAGGTGTCGTCAGGAGCGAGGGCAACGATGGGAAGGTCGTTCGGCAGGTCGTTTGGTGCGATGACTTTTACGGAGCACAGGTCTCAGCGGGATGGCGATGACAGCTGCGCGCAAGTCTACTGCCCTCTGGAAACAACCGTCAACACTGCCTGGCCAAGTCCCGAACTCGACGCCGTCTCGATGCAGGAACACGGATATAGGCCCTCGGGACCAGCTGGGGCCATGAAGGGCAAGCAAAGCGACGTTTGGGTGTCGCACCTGGGATGA
- a CDS encoding hypothetical protein (EggNog:ENOG503NWYT; COG:Q): MDIYYLGLFFTIANIAVTMDPRLWLATVSGAVTLGYLAIRKLLDYDPREPPLAPQRIPIISHMIGLYKRTYHYYSDVYAATGAPIFTVPLPGQKMYVVSSPDLIQSIQRQHRAFSIDPILMKFSSIIAGSSKESDAILQHNVYGDDGDHGVAHESHIALREGTKPSNIDEMNRDMLREVSSSLDLLEPPIGQTKRIKLYSWLRTTLTSATTRAVYGPMNPYDDQSIADAFWEFEQGIMPIIINILPALFARKAIAARAKVAQAFYKYYTSNGQESASLLTRLRYGVATRNKLPVEDIAKIEIGGTIAIMVNTIPAAFWTLFYVHADPALLASIRAEVEACIETARGEDGTVTRTINIVTLKASCPLLLSSYQETLRCVGMGTPVREVTQDTYLDGYLLKKGALIQMPTRVVHSDPKLWGENVNDFVPERFLPENKSSRPKESCFRTFGGGKTLCPGRHFATNEILAVVAAFVARLEMEPVDKEKGWEAPTSWNTGAAGQIMAPDRDVEVDIKRREGVEEGWRWVVRVDKGDKVFRMVTEDFGDE; the protein is encoded by the exons ATGGACATCTATTATcttggcttgtt CttcaccatcgccaacatcgCAGTTACGATGGACCCAAGACTGTGGCTTGCCACCGTCTCCGGGGCTGTGACCCTGGGGTACTTGGCCATTCGCAAGCTCCTCGACTACGACCCGCGCGAACCTCCACTCGCTCCTCAGCGTATTCCAATCATCAGCCACATGATTGGGTTATACAAGCGAACCTACCACTATTACTCTGATGTCTATGCAGCAACTGGAGCGCCAATCTTCACTGTGCCGCTCCCAGGACAGAAGATGTACGTCGTTTCAAGTCCAGACTTGATCCAGTCGATACAAAGGCAACACCGAGCCTTCTCCATCGACCCCATCCTCATGAAATTCTCAAGCATCATagccggcagcagcaaggaaTCAGACGCCATCTTACAGCACAACGTCTACGGCGATGACGGTGACCACGGCGTTGCTCACGAAAGCCACATCGCTTTGAGAGAAGGAACCAAACCATCCAACATTGACGAGATGAACCGCGACATGTTACGTGAAGTCTCCAGCTCTCTCGACTTGCTCGAACCCCCCATTGGCCAAACAAAACGCATAAAACTCTACTCCTGGCTTCGcacaaccctcacctcgGCCACGACCAGAGCCGTCTACGGCCCTATGAACCCCTACGACGACCAGTCGATCGCCGACGCCTTCTGGGAATTCGAGCAAGGCAtcatgcccatcatcatcaacatcctccccgccctcttcgcccgcaaagccatcgccgcccgAGCCAAGGTCGCCCAAGCCTTTTACAAATACTACACCTCCAACGGGCAGGAGTcggcctccctcctcacccgcctccGCTACGGTGTCGCCACACGGAATAAGCTCCCCGTCGAGGACATCGCCAAGATCGAAATCGGGGGCACGATCGCCATCATGgtcaacaccatccccgcTGCCTTTTGGACCTTGTTCTACGTCCACGCCGACCCTGCCCTTTTGGCGTCCATCCGGGCTGAAGTGGAGGCGTGCATTGAGACTGCTCGTGGCGAGGACGGGACGGTCACAAGGACCATCAACATTGTCACGTTGAAAGCCAGCTGccctctgctgctgtcctCCTACCAGGAAACACTTCGTTGTGTGGGGATGGGCACGCCAGTGAGGGAAGTCACGCAGGACACGTACCTGGACGGGTATCTCCTCAAGAAAGGCGCGCTCATCCAGATGCCCACTAGGGTAGTCCACTCTGACCCGAAGCTCTGGGGGGAGAACGTCAACGATTTTGTCCCGGAGAGGTTCCTGCCCGAAAACAAATCTTCTCGCCCGAAGGAGAGCTGTTTTAGGACCTTTGGAGGAGGCAAGACGCTTTGCCCCGGAAGGCACTTTGCTACGAATGAGATTTTGGCTGTGGTGGCGGCTTTTGTCgcgaggttggagatggagccgGTGGACAAGGAAAAAGGGTGGGAGGCGCCGACCAGTTGGAATACGGGGGCTGCGGGGCAGATTATGGCTCCTGATAgggatgttgaggttgatatcaagaggagggagggagtggaggagggatggaggtgggtggtgagggttgatAAGGGGGATAAGGTCTTTAGGATGGTTACGGAGGACTTTGGGGATGAATAG
- a CDS encoding hypothetical protein (COG:H; CAZy:PL1; EggNog:ENOG503NUJG), translating into MKLLGLSVFLALAQATPTPTLPEENTVRLEKRASISEAATLGFASLNGGTTGGAGGTVTTVSTLPEFTAAVGEKNTAPTIVVIRGVITGNEKVRIGSNKSIIGLPGSGLRGIGLHFRRQNNLIVRNIVSSFVVASTAEDALKIEGSTNVWVDHCEFHSTLNSDKDFYDGAVDSSHGSDFITVSHTYFHDHWKTSLVGHSDSNGSQDKGKLRITYANNYWKNVNSRAPLLRFGTAHIYNSFYENMSSAVNTRMGAQALVQSNVFRNVTAAVVSQDSKEVGFAVLEGNELGGGLANAPAGNLGSSSIPYSFSLLGAGAVPSRVPAEAGAILKF; encoded by the exons ATGAAGCTCCTCGGTCTCAGTGTATTTCTCGCTCTGGCACAGGCCACACCTACCCCTACTCTCCCTGAGGAGAATACGGTGAGGCTCGAGAAAAGAGCTAGTATCTCAGAGGCAGCAACTCTGGGATTTGCCTCTTTGAACGGAGG AACGactggaggtgcaggtggtACAGTAACGACCGTGTCCACGCTCCCTGAGTTCACCGCCGCTGTTGGCGAGAAGAATACGGCCCCAACCATCGTGGTAATTCGTGGAGTCATCACGGGCAACGAGAAGGTCCGCATTGGGAGCAACAAGAGTATCATTGGCCTGCCCGGTTCTGGCCTGAGGGGCATTGGCTTGCACTTCCGCAGACAAAACAACCTCATCGTGCGCAACatcgtctcctcctttgtTGTGGCGAGCACCGCTGAGGATGCACTCAAGATCGAG GGAAGCACCAACGTCTGGGTCGACCATTGCGAATTCCACTCCACCCTGAACAGCGACAAGGACTTCTATGACGGCGCTGTTGACTCGTCCCACGGCTCCGACTTCATCACCGTCTCCCACACCTACTTCCACGACCACTGGAAGACCTCCCTCGTCGGCCATAGCGACAGTAACGGCTCCCAGGATAAAGGTAAGCTGCGCATTACGTACGCCAACAACTATTGGAAGAACGTGAATTCACGTGCACCGCTTCTCCGCTTCGGAACGGCCCACATCTACAACTCTTTCTACGAGAACATGAGCTCGGCTGTCAATACCCGAATGGGCGCTCAGGCGCTAGTTCAGAGCAACGTCTTCCGTAATGTTACGGCTGCCGTCGTCAGCCAGGATTCCAAGGAGGTCGGGTTTGCGGTTCTGGAGGGCAATGAGCTTGGTGGCGGCCTTGCCAATGCCCCGGCTGGGAACTTGGGGTCGAGCAGCATTCCCTATTCTTTTTCTCTGCTGGGTGCGGGTGCGGTGCCGTCGAGGGTGCCTGCTGAGGCTGGTGCTATTCTCAAGTTCTGA